In a single window of the Oscarella lobularis chromosome 2, ooOscLobu1.1, whole genome shotgun sequence genome:
- the LOC136183804 gene encoding LOW QUALITY PROTEIN: uncharacterized protein (The sequence of the model RefSeq protein was modified relative to this genomic sequence to represent the inferred CDS: deleted 2 bases in 1 codon), producing MGFDKCASSPCVNGGTCAYGLCDCVAGFTGVHCETESPTEGPTAPEATTFTEESTTQVSGSGSGTEKPTSEESGSGSGSGFSSSGFSPTSEEPTSSGPTTPVSTIEGPTTPEATTREPTTQISGSGFGTEEPTSEEPRSGSGSGFSSSGFSPTSEEPTTPGPTTSEATTEALGTPEEPTFGPTTEEPRTQISSGTEEPTSEDATNLYPFGPNQGDDRLPRALDITSSPISLPTCFPFGRERHRFAYVSNNGLVSFDVAFSNYIPYVFPGSGRPSIVAPFWSDVDTRLDGSVFYQVYNDSLSEILQRASDDVKKFANTTFSAAWGLVVTWDRVPNFPYFAQDNYTSLRNTFQVVIVSDERTSTYVLFNYPIDGRLQWIGRPGQNPAVVGYVTSDLSTFENHPLSGTDSVLSVAFLSNVGVPGRYLYRVSLSAIGCIDECSSQPCQNGGICVDRINAYTCECVGGYAGLNCEIVDPNLYPFGPAQGDNQLPRSDDGTSPPISLPSCFPFGRGRHLWAYVSNNGLVSFDEEFSNAFPRRFPFSGFPSIVAPFWADVDTRRDGSVFYHVYTNTRSAILQRASDEVNTFTSTTFTATWGLVVTWNRVPNFPDSGFSSPRNTFQVVIVSDERTTYVLFNYPIGNLVQFHWSGRPGQNAAVVGYMANDFSTFENHPLSGTDSVLSVPSLSNVGVPGRYLYRVSLTPSGCENQGNCRDWYLQDISFYGADPFWHRFVQPCPCTLFQALTDFRFHRIISAENQAVGRVCFVSVFGGANGQQAECCYRSTFSFSFIPFFSFGNMGTGPLITQPPLAGSANRFHSFFDPFNHNQFDAIPYRQCCLDSDLCSLYFERRPPPRTCIRRFPIFFFWTWGDPHFTTSDGNEYTFNGLGEYRIFKSADDRFELQGRTQLINGSTATEFSATEFSAFVGRQFSTGGSDSSTTVHVGLISATQLRIMLCCYAPDAPLTDALSEFDGSSWRDVSANFSELAPNGVLLLDNVILSRGEENGSLVMSFSSEVTVSITARSGLLSYVLGLPDEFRGETRGLVGRWDGNRTNDFVSRSGEEISVNSTSRTLHNRFGKTWQLTQAESLFYYKVGENSSTFSYPDHVPAFIDEIPQDRYTQEQRDQCNDDPPCLFDLVETGSEEVALTTLQGRAGVAEASEIQANNPPEIVGSENSTFRAQIYVESVYRFTVTDVGDNFTVSIERSSSIDENDFMLENNGSEYELRWTPRGVGSVSFTIIANDSRGAVSELRLLVRLCGCALQNGAQCIEVDTDGGEGGFILEDCQCGRGMTIQLFLIVLLSYNDIYLGWAGDFCDVDQNGCIDPGCPTGTNCTDIPAPGTGANCTDCPEGSELDGVKCVDIDECEANLDNCNQTCINEALSFRCECNDGFRLENNFDCTDINECEELRPCQQLCSNAPGSFSCGCFDGFILSADNQSCIPTDNCANSNPCQQICSGNSTDLSETCSCFKGFQLDANKQNCSDVDECQEGLENCEHNCTNVEGGFECSCRLGFRLAPDGHSCFDINECLERVNNGSACPIIGQLCTNVEGGFVCTCPDLTEEINGTCAVFDDCASNPCLNGAVCTDGFDTFTCTCSSGFFGPQCQSEVNECLSMPCTNEGTCEDRRGDFFCSCPPGFTGKTCSEETDECSTDPCLNGGTCTDLFLDFVCNCSPGFTGRTCDIEINECESNPCLNGGMCTDLFLDFVCDCSPGFTGRTCDIEINECESNPCLNGGMCTDLFLDFACDCSSGFTGRTCDIEINECESNPCLNGGMCTDLFLDFACDCSPGFTGRTCDIEINECESNPCLNGGMCTDLFLDFVCNCSPGFTGRTCDIEINECESNPCLNGGMCTDLFLDFVCDCSPGFTGRTCDIEINECESNPCLNGGMCTDLFLDFACDCSPGFTGRTCDIEINECESNPCLNGGMCTDLFLDFVCDCSPGFTGRTCDIEINECESNPCLNGGMCTDLFLDFACDCSPGFTGRTCDIEINECESNPCLNGGMCTDLLLDFACDCSPGFTGRTCDIDINECESNPCVNGGTCFDNIGHFTCDCTPEFGGSRCHLVDSRCSLRIENCADFVECAKRVFPCDSPNYVDTFLTPACPARGGNIFTTWFTDVLVCLANLTSNTIFEVYDVNRAVAPFAEECRLVDHRLFNGLGDCVRSDDLCDVTFTRDDALFLRNVLEESSTYRDVNFGIMLDIVRSCPTDSPNVVELRTALEERGFVLCGRIDSAQNPSTTTIIDLLTSVFGGLITGRGTSFQLNDDALLECEDRRQNDGNRFRRSVNETSGIFGVVSNGTNATSLVDICQALNSSDSESNVTIDCPVCGDGILQVDSEECDDGGNDDGDGCSAACVLEDGFGCRVPVDAPTICLDQTCGDGIRVPGEDCDSGSSGFGCDSLSCTILNDFECPGNDEFTGPSECFNCGNGIREFFEECDTLNGTGKDGDGCNNTCSIVELFTCAGALGEESECEHAAVDFDVADTTTLNRTISSREPTSTVLLAPKRENLDASAFGKKNWREIVVELTNPVDALKERVVFNPDEAVLTGRLLLEEKNNIIGISTSEFTTESGGEGIRIARGATSNNLTHVLLCIGYFSSETDPDFDSRLLLVTVIDSNGFSTPVIGVTVQFIGKNDNEPILTIGTPATRYEEGSRAPIDVTSNSLNLSDPDHQFHRIQSATARILSSGSGTLSIRDYNRVVKSEVGVTGKEIFLTGNASTTVFQALLNNVTYTNTELDFEGLGNVVVEFSVFDGKFSATETVLIRLIDFNVAPVITLSQDKLFYTEGHPPSFPPDGVLNITDANDKNMTGATVSLMDGHDGDALVLNSSFAAAFGITVESDHQILRLSGSAKIKYYEMVLSSFGFVNTLSPPVNLSTDPRMAYVIVSDGQNSSTSAILRIIVTPVSDGPILRFSASSQPPEFASLADRSHSIIYTENGPPVEIFSMSTILFDVDSLFAGNATLSFGTSRAGDIIAVNESVANGFGVVVVGSGTESVYLSGVASLAAYLEILNSATYDNTVSEPARAASQITATVWDREGAASLPVFVNVSTVFVNNGPRLDLGVGVGNDDRIRFTENQMFGQHVVTRPHDVIIDDSIEGNSITKMTVELTAMYPNKLDVDEYVFLRKSAACPGLTYETDSSGKLLTFTGLNGGQLYACVVKNLFYASSADEPTVFVSNASLMKIGRKIVFTVFDNGQPPANSSAVSHVDIVTINDNPPQIAIRGGMECITESSRRGRRDAQEEKGPEERMKGFGQKQQRVNVTSVEVEGASSGRVGPGTAVVVKFSHDTNTPPVLSHSQLSKIINFSPEDLNAVSTIGLWDDYRTLAIVFPTGAFFSGGTAHVISQDVELTFTENNRVDPCDVNQSREEGVFHLTGVPCRVTGTYKVTSEKGTMLGKKTTNAVVVNEETILVDWDVVALALSVIFVTAVAAAVIGWRCRRSLYLY from the exons ATGGGTTTCGACAAGTGTGCATCTTCTCCTTGCGTTAACGGAGGAACATGCGCATATGGACTCTGTGATTGCGTTGCTGGTTTTACTGGAGTTCACTGTGAAACAG AGTCCCCAACTGAAGGGCCAACTGCACCAGAGGCAACGACATTTACTGAGGAATCAACGACTCAAG TATCTGGATCCGGTTCTGGAACAGAAAAGCCGACATCAGAAG AGTCTGGATCAGGATCTGGATCTggcttttcgtcgtctggTTTTTCTCCAACATCTGAGGAGCCAACGTCTTCTGGACCAACTACACCAGTATCAACGATTGAAGGACCAACGACGCCAGAGGCAACTACTAGGGAACCAACGACTCAAA TATCTGGGTCAGGTTTTGGAACAGAAGAGCCAACATCAGAAG AGCCTAGATCAGGATCTGGATCTggcttctcgtcgtcgggatTTTCTCCAACATCTGAGGAGCCAACGACTCCAGGACCGACCACATCAGAAGCAACGACTGAAGCACTAGGTACGCCAGAGGAACCGACGTTTGGTCCAACTACTGAGGAACCAAGGACTCAAA TATCTTCGGGAACAGAAGAGCCAACATCCGAAG ATGCAACGAATCTTTATCCGTTTGGCCCCAAtcaaggcgacgatcgacttcCAAGGGCTCTTGACATTACATCTTCTCCCATTTCTTTACCTACGTGTTTTCCttttggaagagaaagacatCGTTTTGCCTAT gtaTCTAACAACGGGCTCGTATCATTTGATGTAGCGTTCAGCAATTATATTCCTTATGTGTTTCCGGGGTCAGGTCGTCCTTCTATTGTGGCGCCGTTTTGGTCCGACGTTGACACTCGTCTTGACGGCAGCGTTTTCTATCAAGTCTACAACGATTCTTTGTCAGAGATACTTCAACGAGCAAGCGACGACGTAAAAAAATTTGCCAACACAACGTTCAGCGCCGCGTGGGGTCTTGTTGTGACGTGGGATCGCGTGCCAAACTTCCCATATTTCGCCCAGGATAATTATACTTCATTA cGCAATACGTTTCAAGTTGTAATTGTCTCAGACGAACGTACGTCGACGTACGTATTGTTCAATTACCCGATCGACGGTCGCCTTCAGTGGATCGGTCGTCCCGGTCAAAATCCAGCAGTTGTCGGATACGTGACGAGTGATTTGAGCACTTTCGAGAATCATCCGTTATCGGGTACGGACTCTGTTCTTTCGGTTGCGTTTTTGTCCAACGTTGGCGTTCCCGGTCGGTACCTTTATCGAGTCTCATTAAGTGCGATTGGAT GTATCGACGAATGTTCTTCTCAGCCGTGCCAAAACGGTGGAATATGCGTGGACAGAATTAACGCGTACACTTGCGAGTGCGTCGGTGGCTACGCAGGATTAAATTGTGAAATAG tggATCCGAATCTTTATCCGTTTGGTCCAGCCCAAGGCGACAATCAACTGCCACGCTCTGACGACGGAACATCTCCTCCTATTTCTTTACCTTCGTGTTTTCCTTTTGGAAGAGGAAGGCATCTTTGGGCCTAC gtATCTAACAACGGGCTCGTATCATTTGACGAAGAATTTTCCAACGCCTTTCCAAGGCGTTTTCCATTTTCGGGTTTTCCTTCTATTGTGGCGCCGTTTTGGGCCGACGTTGATACTCGTCGTGACGGAAGCGTTTTCTATCACGTCTACACGAATACTCGATCAGCAATACTTCAACGAGCAAGCGACGAGGTGAACACATTTACCAGCACGACGTTTACCGCCACTTGGGGTCTCGTTGTGACGTGGAATCGCGTACCGAACTTCCCAGACAGTGGTTTTTCATCACCT cgAAATACGTTTCAAGTTGTAATTGTCTCAGACGAACGTACGACGTACGTATTGTTTAATTATCCGATCGGCAATCTTGTTCAGTTTCACTGGAGCGGTCGTCCCGGTCAAAATGCGGCGGTGGTCGGATACATGGCGAACGATTTCAGCACTTTTGAGAATCATCCGTTGTCGGGTACGGACTCTGTTCTTTCGGTCCCCTCCTTGTCCAACGTTGGCGTTCCTGGTCGGTACCTTTATCGAGTCTCATTAACTCCCAGTGGATGTGAAAATCAAGGCAATTGTCGTGATTGGTATCTCCAAGACATCTCTTTCTACGGAGCGGATCCATTTTGGCATCGTTTTGTTCAACCGTGTCCCTGCACGTTATTTCAAGCGCTCACTGATTTCAGATTTCATCGGATTATCTCTGCCGAAAATCAAGCGGTTGGTCGAGTGTGCTTTGTTTCAGTTTTTGGCGGTGCCAATGGTCAACAAGCGGAATGTTGTTACCGCtcgactttctctttttcgtttattccctttttctcttttgggAATATGGGAACTGGACCGTTGATAACTCAGCCGCCTTTGGCGGGCTCAGCCAATCGATTTCACTCGTTCTTCGATCCGTTCAATCACAACCAATTCGATGCTATACCGTATCGACAGTGTTGCCTTGATTCGGACTTATGCAGTCTTTACTTCGAGCGACGACCTCCACCGCGGACGTGTATCAGACGATTTCCgatcttctttttctggACATGGGGTGATCCTCATTTCACAACATCCGACGGCAACGAGTATACATTCAACGGACTCGGCGAATATCGCATCTTTAAGTCAGCCGACGATCGATTCGAGTTGCAGGGTCGGACACAGCTCATCAACGGTTCGACGGCAACCGAATTTTCGGCAACCGAATTTTCGGCATTCGTCGGACGGCAATTCTCGACTGGTGGCAGTGACAGCTCGACTACAGTCCACGTGGGCCTTATTTCTGCGACTCAACTCCGTATCATGTTGTGCTGCTACGCTCCTGACGCTCCGCTGACAGACGCTCTCAGCGAGTTTGACGGATCGTCGTGGCGCGACGTGTCAGCTAATTTCTCTGAATTGGCCCCCAATGGCGTTCTCTTACTCGACAACGTAATTCTGTCCCGTGGCGAAGAGAATGGATCGCTTGTCATGTCGTTTTCATCCGAAGTCACCGTTAGTATAACAGCACGAAGTGGTCTTCTTTCGTATGTCTTGGGTTTACCGGACGAGTTTCGCGGCGAAACGCGAGGTTTGGTCGGTCGATGGGACGGGAATAGGACCAACGATTTTGTATCTCGTTCGGGCGAAGAAATTTCCGTCAACTCAACAAGCCGAACACTTCACAACCGCTTTGGAAAGACGT GGCAACTGACGCAGGCGGAATCTCTGTTCTACTACAAAGTAGGAGAAAATTCGTCTACGTTCTCTTATCCCGATCACGTTCCGGCTTTTATTGATGAAATACCACAGGATCGCTACACGCAAGAGCAAAGAGATCAGTGCAACGACGATCCACCGTGTCTATTCGATCTCGTCGAGACTGGCAGCGAAGAAGTCGCACTCACTACTCTTCAAGGTCGAGCTGGCGTAGCTGAAGCGTCTGAGATCCAAG CGAATAATCCTCCTGAGATAGTCGGTTCCGAAAACAGCACGTTTCGAGCTCAAATTTACGTCGAGTCGGTGTATCGCTTTACCGTTACTGATGTTGGAGATAATTTCACGGTCTCGATTGAACGGAGTTCATCTATCGATGAGAACGATTTCATGTTGGAAAACAACGGCAGCGAGTACGAATTGCGTTGGACGCCAAGAGGAGTCGGTTCCGTCAGTTTTACTATCATCGCCAACGATAGTAGAGGTGCCGTTAGCGAACTTCGTCTCTTAGTGAGACTGTGCGGTTGTGCTTTGCAAAACGGAGCACAATGTATCGAAGTTGATACTGACGGTGGTGAGGGTGGATTTATACTGGAAGACTGTCAGTGTGGCCGAGGAATGACTATTCAGCTATTTTTGATCGTGCTGTTGTCTTATAATGACAT TTATTTAGGTTGGGCAGGAGATTTCTGTGACGTGGACCAGAACGGCTGCATAGATCCGGGCTGTCCGACTGGCACGAATTGCACCGACATTCCCGCTCCAGGGACGGGTGCGAATTGCACGGACTGtccggaaggcagtgaaCTTGACGGTGTCAAGTGTGTTG atatcgacgaatgtgaaGCAAATCTAGACAACTGCAACCAAACGTGCATCAATGAAGCTCTCTCTTTCCGCTGCGAATGCAATGATGGATTTCGCTTggaaaataattttgattGCACGG ATATTAACGAATGTGAGGAACTAAGGCCTTGTCAACAGCTGTGTTCAAACGCTCCAGGGTCGTTTTCTTGTGGCTGTTTCGACGGCTTCATACTCAGTGCTGACAACCAATCGTGCATTC CCACTGATAATTGTGCAAACTCGAATCCCTGTCAACAGATTTGCTCCGGAAATAGCACTGATTTATCTGAAACATGCAGTTGTTTCAAAGGATTTCAATTAGATGCTAATAAACAAAATTGCTCGG acgttgacgaatgcCAAGAAGGACTAGAAAACTGTGAACACAACTGCACAAATGTGGAAGGAGGTTTCGAGTGTTCGTGCAGACTTGGATTCCGCTTAGCGCCGGACGGACACAGTTGTTTTG ACATAAACGAGTGCTTAGAAAGAGTCAACAATGGGAGCGCCTGCCCGATTATTGGACAATTGTGCACAAATGTTGAAGGAGGCTTCGTCTGCACGTGCCCTGATCTTACGGAGGAAATCAACGGAACGTGCGCAG TCTTTGACGATTGCGCATCAAATCCTTGTCTTAACGGAGCGGTGTGCACTGACGGATTTGACACTTTTACGTGCACATGTTCTTCTGGATTCTTTGGACCTCAATGCCAAAGCG AAGTGAACGAGTGTCTTTCCATGCCATGTACAAATGAAGGCACATGCGAGGATCGGCGCGGTGACTTCTTCTGCTCGTGTCCTCCTGGTTTTACGGGAAAGACGTGTAGCGAAGAGACGGATGAGTGTTCGACCGATCCTTGTCTTAATGGCGGAACGTGCACTGATCTGTTTCTCGACTTCGTGTGCAATTGCAGTCCTGGCTTTACGGGTCGTACATGTGATATAG AAATCAATGAATGTGAAAGCAATCCTTGTCTTAACGGCGGAATGTGCACTGATCTGTTTCTCGACTTTGTGTGCGATTGCAGTCCAGGCTTTACGGGTCGTACATGTGATATAG AAATCAATGAATGTGAAAGCAATCCTTGTCTTAATGGCGGAATGTGCACTGATCTGTTTCTCGACTTTGCGTGCGATTGCAGTTCAGGCTTTACGGGTCGTACATGTGATATAG AAATCAATGAATGTGAAAGCAATCCTTGTCTTAATGGCGGAATGTGCACTGATCTGTTTCTCGACTTTGCGTGCGATTGCAGTCCAGGCTTTACGGGTCGTACATGTGATATAG AAATCAATGAATGTGAAAGCAATCCTTGTCTTAATGGCGGAATGTGCACTGATCTGTTTCTCGACTTCGTGTGCAATTGCAGTCCAGGCTTTACGGGTCGTACATGTGATATAG AAATCAATGAATGTGAAAGCAATCCTTGTCTTAACGGCGGAATGTGCACTGATCTGTTTCTCGACTTTGTGTGCGATTGCAGTCCAGGCTTTACGGGTCGTACATGTGATATAG AAATCAATGAATGTGAAAGCAATCCTTGTCTTAATGGCGGAATGTGCACTGATCTGTTTCTCGACTTTGCGTGCGATTGCAGTCCAGGCTTTACGGGTCGTACATGTGATATAG AAATCAATGAATGTGAAAGCAATCCTTGTCTTAACGGCGGAATGTGCACTGATCTGTTTCTCGACTTTGTGTGCGATTGCAGTCCAGGCTTTACGGGTCGTACATGTGATATAG AAATCAATGAATGTGAAAGCAATCCTTGTCTTAATGGCGGAATGTGCACTGATCTGTTTCTCGACTTTGCGTGCGATTGCAGTCCAGGCTTTACGGGTCGTACATGTGATATAG AAATCAATGAATGTGAAAGCAATCCTTGTCTTAATGGCGGAATGTGCACTGATCTGCTTCTCGACTTTGCGTGCGATTGCAGTCCAGGCTTTACGGGTCGTACATGTGATATAG ACATCAATGAATGCGAAAGCAATCCTTGTGTGAATGGCGGGACGTGTTTTGACAATATCGGTCATTTCACTTGTGATTGTACACCAGAATTCGGCGGTTCGCGATGCCATTTAG TCGATTCTCGCTGTTCGTTGCGCATTGAAAACTGCGCCGATTTTGTTGAATGCGCAAAGCGCGTATTTCCCTGTGACTCGCCCAACTACGTCGATACGTTCCTAACTCCCGCGTGTCCTGCAAGAGGAGGCAATATTTTCACGACGTGGTTTACCGACGTCTTGGTGTGTCTTGCGAACTTGACAAGCAACACTATATTCGAAGTGTACGATGTGAATCGCGCGGTTGCGCCGTTTGCCGAAGAATGTCGTCTTGTCGACCATCGTCTTTTCAATGGCCTCGGAGACTGTGTACGGAGCGACGATCTGTGCGACGTGACTTTTACTCGCGACGATGCCTTATTTTTGCGCAACGTTTTGGAGGAATCGTCGACGTATCGAGACGTCAACTTTGGCATAATGCTAGACATCGTCCGATCGTGTCCGACTGATTCACCGAACGTTGTTGAACTTAGAACTGCTTTGGAAGAAAGAGGCTTTGTGTTATGTGGACGGATTGACTCAGCACAAAACCCATCTACTACTACTATTATTGATCTGCTAACATCTGTATTCGGAGGGTTGATTACTGGGAGAGGTACCTCTTTTCAGTTAAACGATGATGCGTTGTTGGAGTGCGAAGATCGGCGACAGAATGACGGCAATCGGTTCCGTCGTTCGGTCAACGAAACGTCTGGTATTTTTGGGGTCGTCAGCAATGGCACCAATGCTACGAGTCTGGTCGATATTTGCCAAGCATTAAATAGCAGTGACAGTGAGAGTAACGTCACCATTGATTGTCCTGTGTGCGGCGATGGGATTCTTCAAGTTGATTCTGAAGAATGCGACGATGGCGGTAACGACGATGGAGACGGATGTTCAGCCGCGTGTGTACTCGAAGATGGATTCGGCTGCCGGGTTCCAGTGGATGCGCCAACGATTTGTCTTGACCAAACTTGCGGCGACGGAATACGCGTTCCCGGTGAGGATTGCGATTCTGGTTCGAGCGGCTTCGGCTGCGATTCGTTGAGCTGCACTATACTGAACGACTTTGAGTGTCcgggaaacgacgaatttACCGGTCCGAGCGAGTGTTTCAATTGCGGAAATGGAATTCGAGAGTTCTTTGAAGAGTGCGACACACTGAATGGCACGGGAAAGGACGGAGACGGATGCAACAACACATGTAGCATTGTCGAGTTATTTACGTGTGCGGGCGCGCtgggagaagaaagcgaatgcGAACACGCTgccgtcgattttgacgttGCCGATACTACTACACTAAATCGAACAATTTCGTCTCGTGAGCCGACTTCGACTGTGCTATTGGCgccgaaaagagaaaatctgGACGCTTCTGCGTTTGGGAAAAAG AACTGGAGAGAAATAGTCGTTGAATTGACGAATCCCGTGGATGCTCTGAAAGAGAGA GTGGTCTTCAATCCAGATGAAGCAGTTCTTACGGGACGACttcttcttgaagaaaagaacaatATCATCGGTATTTCTACGTCGGAATTTACAACTGAGTCTGGCGG TGAAGGAATAAGAATTGCACGAGGTGCGACTTCAAACAATTTGACGCACGTTCTTCTATGTATTGGCTACTTCAGCTCTGAAACGGATCCCGATTTTGATTCAAG ACTTCTGCTTGTCACAGTCATTGATTCAAATGGCTTTTCAACTCCCGTGATAGGCGTGACCGTACAGTTTATTGGGAAGAACGATAATGAACCTATCCTAACCATTGGAA CGCCTGCTACACGGTACGAGGAGGGCAGCCGAGCTCctattgacgtcacgagcaATTCGCTCAATCTATCGGACCCAGATCATCAATT CCATCGTATACAATCGGCTACAGCAAGAATTTTGTCAAGTGGAAGCGGGACTTTGTCAATCAGAGATTACAATAGGGTCGTCAAGTCTGAA GTTGGAGTGACTgggaaagaaatttttctcaCTGGAAACGCATCAACTACCGTTTTCCAAGCTCTTCTCAACAATGTCACTTATACCAATAC AGAGCTCGATTTCGAAGGACTGGGCAACGTTGTTGTTGAGTTCAGCGTATTCGACGGGAAGTTCTCGGCAACGGAAACTGTTCT CATCCGGCTAATTGATTTCAACGTTGCTCCGGTCATAACATTGAgccaagacaaattgtttTATACAGAAGGACATCCGCCAAGTTTTCCTCCGGATGGTGTACTCAACATAACGGATGCTAATGACAAGAACATGACCGG AGCAACGGTTAGTCTCATGGATGGccacgacggcgacgcaTTAGTTTTGAATTCGTCTTTTGCCGCAGCATTTGGTATAACCGTCGAAAGTGATCATCAGATTCTG AGACTGTCAGGAAGCGctaaaatcaaatattaCGAAATGGTTTTGTCGTCTTTTGGCTTTGTCAACACTCTCAGTCCTCCGGTCAATCTCTCAACGGACCcaag AATGGCTTACGTGATCGTGAGCGATGGCCAAAACAGCAGCACTTCAGCCATACTTCGCATCATCGTCACCCCTGTCAGCGACGGCCCAATTCTACGATTTTCGGCGTCCAGTCAACCTCCTGAATTTGCTTCACTGGCAGATAGATCTCATTCAATTATCTACACCGAGAATGGGCCACCTGTGGAGATCTTCTCGATGTCTACCATTCTGTTTGACGTTGACAGTTTGTTTGCTGGCAATGCGACTCTTTCATTCGGCACATCACGTGCTGGAGACATCATTGCTGTTAATGAAAGCGTTGCCAATGGTTTTGGAGTTGTCGTTGTTGGTTCTGGCACTGAAAGTGTTTATCTGAGCGGCGTCGCCTCTTTGGCCGCTTACCTTGAG ATATTGAATTCGGCGACGTACGACAACACAGTCTCTGAACCAGCAAGAGCTGCGTCTCAGATCACGGCTACTGTTTGGGACAGAGAGGGAGCAGCAAGCTTGCCGGTGTTTGTGAACGTCTCTACTGTATTTGTCAACAATGGTCCACGATTGGATTTGGGTGTCGGAGTAGGAAATGATGATCGCATTAGATTCACAGAGAATCAGATGTTTGGCCAGCACGTCGTGACTCGACCGCACGACGTCATTATTGACGATTCAATTGAAGGAAACAGTATTACAAAAATGACAGTGGAATTGAC GGCAATGTATCCTAACAAACTTGACGTAGATGAGTACGTCTTTCTGCGAAAATCGGCAGCATGTCCGGGCTTGACG TATGAAACGGATTCATCGGGAAAACTGCTCACGTTCACCGGTTTAAATGGCGGACAG CTCTATGCATGCGTGGTTAAAAACCTGTTCTACGCTTCTTCAGCTGACGAGCCGACAGTTTTTGTTAGCAACGCATCTCTAATGAAGATTGGCCGCAAG ATTGTTTTTACAGTCTTTGACAACGGACAGCCACCTGCAAACAGCAGTGCCGTTTCACATGTGGACATCGTCACTATCAACGACAACCCGCCCCAGATAGCGATTCGAGGTGGAATGGAATGCATTACTGAAAGTTCCAGGCGTGGTCGCCGTGACGCACAGGAAGAGAAGGGACCTGAGGAACGCATGAAGGGGTTCGGTCAAAAGCAGCAG CGAGTCAATGTAACTTCGGTTGAAGTCGAGGGAGCGTCAAGCGGCAGAGTTGGTCCAGGAACAGCTGTAGTTGTCAAATTTTCACACGACACCAATACACCGCCAGTTCTGAGTCACTCTCAACTGTCTAAAATCATCAACTTCTCCCCAGAAGACTTGAACGCTGTTTCGACTATTGGACTGTGGGATGACTATCGCACTCTTGCAATCGTTTTCCCCACTGGAGCCTTCTTCTCAGGTGGCACGGCTCATGTTATATCACAGGACGTTGAACTCACGTTCACGGAGAACAATCGGG TCGATCCTTGCGACGTGAACCAGTCTCGGGAGGAGGGGGTATTTCATTTGACTGGCGTTCCTTGCCGTGTTACTGGTACGTATAAAGTGACGTCTGAAAAGGGGACGATGCtgggaaagaaaacgacaaatGCAGTTGTTGTCAACGAGGAGACGATACTTGTCGATTGGGACGTCGTGGCTTTAGCACTTTCAGTCATTTTTGTCACAGCTGTTGCAGCAGCAGTGATTGGTTGGCGTTGCAGAAG ATCTCTTTATCTCTACTGA